From the Mastacembelus armatus chromosome 14, fMasArm1.2, whole genome shotgun sequence genome, one window contains:
- the acaca gene encoding acetyl-CoA carboxylase 1 isoform X7 codes for MAQQSGAAKKNPAAATIHSHFIVGSVSEENSEDEIQGKPDMQLEGKTPRSLSPSSCSSDSTSEMGFDHIDGSMHNLRPSMSGLHLVKQGRDRRRIDLQRDFTVASPAEFVTRFGGNRVIEKVLIANNGIAAVKCMRSIRRWAYEMFRNERAIRFVVMVTPEDLKANAEYIKMADHYVPVPGGTNNNNYANVELILDIAKRIPVQAVWAGWGHASENPKLPELLQKHGIAFMGPPSQAMWALGDKIASSVVAQTAGIPTLPWSGTGLTVEWTENNQKKRIINVPHDVYELGCIQDIEEGLKAAEKIGYPVMVKASEGGGGKGIRKVNAADDFPNLFRQVQAEVPGSPIFIMQLAKHARHLEVQILADQYGNAISLFGRDCSVQRRHQKIIEEAPATIATSDVFEDMERCAVRLAKMVGYVSAGTVEYLYSQDGSFYFLELNPRLQVEHPCTEMVADVNLPAAQLQIAMGIPLHRIKDIRMLYGVQPWGDSSINFEDLSTSPSPRGHVIAARITSENPDEGFKPSSGTVQELNFRSNKNVWGYFSVAAAGGLHEYADSQFGHCFSWGENREEAISNMVVALKELSIRGDFRTTVEYLIKLLETESFQHNSIDTGWLDRLISEKMQAERPDTMLGIVSGALHVADVNLRNSVSNFLHSLERGQVLPAHTLLNTVDVELIYEGTKYVLTVTRQSPNSYVVIMNNSSAEVDVHRLSDGGLLLSYDGSSYTTYMKEEVDRYRITIGNKTCVFEKENDPSLLRSPSAGKLIQYTVEDGGHVFAAQCYAEIEVMKMVMTLTAAESGCIHYVKRAGAALEPGCVIAKLQLDDPSRVQQADLYTGALPSIQAVALRGEKLHRVFHNTLDHLVHIMSGYCLPEPFFSTKLKEWVERLMKTMRDPSLPLLELQDIMTSVSGRIPPGVEKAIKKEMAQYASNITSVLCQFPSQQIANILDSHAATLNKKSEREVFFMNTQSIVQLVQKYRSGIRGHMKAVVMDLLRQYLKVEIQFQNGHYDKCVFALREENKGDMANVLNYIFSHAQVTKKNLLVTMLIDQLCGRDPTLTDELMAILTELTQLSKTTNAKVALRARQVLIASHLPSYELRHNQVESIFLSAIDMYGHQFCIENLQKLILSETSIFDVLPNFFYHSNQVVRMAALEVYVRRAYIAYELNSVQHRQLKDNTCVVEFQFMLPTSHPNRGNIPTLNRKMPAPIQDNVNTVDTKLWETKCQDLKAQDSKSKEHNAEKKNPSDLESVDRMSFSSNLNHYGMVHVASVSDVLLDTSFTPPCQRMGAMVAFRSFQEFTRNIADVLSCFSDSPPPSPTFPEGGNPVLYGEEDNKSVQDEPIHILNVAIKTDSDIDDDGLADMFRDFTQSKKSQLFEHGIRRLTFLVAQKDFRKQVNCEVDQRFHREFPKFFTFRARDKFEEDRIYRHLEPALAFQLELNRMRNFALTAIPCANHKMHLYLGAARVEVGTEVTDYRFFVRAIIRHSDLVTKEASFEYLHNEAERLLLEAMDELEVAFNNTTVRTDCNHIFLNFVPTVIMDPSKIEESVRSMVMRYGSRLWKLRVLQAELKINIRLTPTGKQIPIRLFLTNESGYYLDISLYKEVTDSRTGQVGPKDRQIMFQAYGDKQGPLHGMLINTPYVTKDLLQSKRFQAQSLGTTYVYDFPEMFRQALKKLWHSSQAYAHLPTCPLPSELLTFTELVLDAQGQLVQMNRLPGGNEVGMVAWRMTLHTPEYPGGREIIVISNDITHKIGSFGPQEDLLFLRASEMARDSSIPRIYIAANSGARIGLAEEIRHMFHVAWQDPSDPYKGFKYLYLTPQDYKKVSALNSVHCEHVEDEGESRYKITDIIGKDEGLGVENLKGSGMIAGESSLAYEEIITMNLVTCRAIGIGAYLVRLGQRTIQVDNSHIILTGAGALNKDSLSAPSHRPTCHSQWNN; via the exons ATGGCACAACAGAGCGGTGCTGCCAAGAAGAACCCAGCTGCTGCGACGATACACTCTCACTTCATCGTGGGATCAGTATCGGAGGAGAATTCGGAGGATGAAATCCAAGGGAAGCCGGACATGCAGCTGGAGGGAAAGACGCCTCGCTCCTTGTCACCATCCTCCTGTAGCTCAGACAGCACCTCTGAAATGGGCTTTGACCACATTGATGGCTCCATGCACAATCTAAG accaAGCATGTCAGGGCTGCACCTGGTGAAACAAGGCAGAGATCGCCGGCGAATTGATCTGCAGAGGGACTTCACTGTAGCCTCTCCTGCTGAATTTGTCACCCGCTTTGGTGGTAACAGGGTCATCGAGAAG GTGCTTATCGCCAACAATGGCATTGCAGCGGTTAAATGCATGCGCTCCATCCGCCGCTGGGCCTATGAGATGTTTCGTAATGAAAGGGCAATCCGCTTTGTCGTTATGGTGACCCCAGAGGACCTGAAGGCCAATGCAG AGTACATCAAGATGGCAGATCATTATGTGCCAGTGCCAGGAGGgactaacaacaacaactatGCCAATGTCGAACTAATTCTAGACATTGCTAAACGCATACCTGTTCAG GCGGTATGGGCTGGATGGGGTCATGCATCAGAGAACCCCAAACTCCCAGAGCTGCTTCAAAAGCATGGCATTGCTTTCATGG GTCCTCCAAGTCAAGCTATGTGGGCTCTAGGAGACAAGATTGCTTCTTCTGTCGTGGCTCAAACAGCTGGCATTCCAACCTTGCCTTGGAGTGGAACAG GCCTGACAGTAGAGTggacagaaaacaaccagaagAAGCGTATCATCAATGTACCTCATGATGTCTATGAGCTTGGCTGCATCCAGGATATAGAGGAAGGCCTGAAA GCTGCAGAGAAAATTGGCTACCCTGTAATGGTGAAAGCCtcagagggaggtggaggaaaagGCATCCGTAAGGTCAACGCTGCTGATGACTTCCCTAACCTTTTCAGGCAG gttCAGGCAGAAGTTCCAGGATCACCTATTTTCATCATGCAGCTAGCCAAGCATGCTCGACACTTGGAGGTTCAGATCTTGGCTGATCAGTATGGCAATGCCATTTCCCTGTTTGGAAGAGACTGTTCTGTCCAGCGACGGCACCAGAAAATTATAGAGGAGGCTCCTGCTACCATTGCCACTTCTGATGTGTTTGAGGATATGGAAAGG TGTGCAGTCAGACTGGCTAAGATGGTGGGGTACGTCAGTGCAGGCACAGTGGAGTACCTGTACAGCCAAGATGGCAGTTTCTACTTTCTGGAGCTCAACCCTCGTCTACAGGTGGAACACCCCTGTACTGAGATGGTGGCTGATGTCAACTTGCCTGCTGCCCAGCTGCAG ATTGCTATGGGTATCCCTCTTCACCGGATCAAAGACATCAGGATGCTTTATGGGGTCCAGCCCTGGGGAGATTCCTCCATTAATTTTGAGGATCTGTCAACAAGTCCTTCCCCGCGAGGCCATGTCATTGCAGCACGTATTACCAGTGAAAATCCAGATGAG GGTTTTAAGCCAAGCTCCGGAACAGTGCAAGAGTTGAATTTCCGCAGCAATAAGAACGTGTGGGGCTACTTCAGTGTTGCAGCTGCTGGAGGACTCCATGAGTATGCAGACTCTCAGTTTGGACACTGCTTCTCCTGGGGAGAAAATCGTGAAGAAGCCATCTC CAACATGGTGGTGGCTTTAAAGGAGTTGTCTATCAGAGGAGACTTCAGGACCACAGTGGAATACCTCATTAAGCTGTTGGAGACTGAAAGCTTTCAGCACAACAGCATCGATACAGGCTGGCTGGACAGGCTTATCTCAGAGAAGATGCAG GCAGAGCGTCCCGATACAATGCTGGGGATTGTGAGTGGGGCTCTTCATGTGGCAGATGTCAATCTAAGGAATAGTGTATCTAACTTCCTGCATTCTCTGGAAAG GGGCCAGGTACTTCCAGCACACACACTACTCAACACTGTGGATGTAGAGCTGATCTATGAAGGCACTAAGTACGTCCTGACAGTGACACGCCAGTCTCCCAACTCCTATGTGGTCATCATGAACAACTCCTCAGCTGAGGTGGACGTCCATCGGCTCAGTGATGGGGGTCTTTTGCTGTCCTATGATGGCAGCAGTTACACTACCTACATGAAAGAGGAGGTGGACAG GTATCGCATCACAATTGGGAACAAAACGTGTGTCTTTGAAAAGGAGAATGATCCTTCTCTGCTGCGTTCTCCATCAGCGGGAAAACTCATTCAGTACACAGTCGAGGATGGTGGGCATGTGTTTGCTGCCCAGTGCTATGCTGAGATAGAG GTGATGAAGATGGTAATGACCCTTACAGCAGCAGAGTCTGGCTGTATTCACTATGTGAAGAGGGCTGGGGCAGCACTGGAACCTGGTTGTGTCATTGCAAAATTGCAGCTGGATGACCCAAGCAGAGTACAACAG GCGGATCTCTACACAGGGGCACTGCCTTCTATCCAGGCAGTAGCTCTGAGAGGGGAGAAGCTACACAGAGTCTTCCACAACACACTGGACCACCTTGTTCACATCATGAGTGGCTACTGCCTTCCTGAACCTTTTTTCAGCACTAAG TTGAAAGAGTGGGTGGAGAGGCTGATGAAAACTATGCGTGATCCCTCTTTGCCACTCCTGGAACTTCAAGACATCATGACTAGTGTGTCAGGTCGCATTCCCCCTGGTGTGGAGAAGGCCATCAAAAAGGAGATGGCTCAGTATGCCAGCAACATCACCTCAGTGCTCTGCCAGTTCCCCAGCCAGCAG ATTGCAAATATCCTGGACAGCCATGCTGCTACTCTTAACAAGAAATCAGAGAGAGAAGTCTTTTTTATGAACACACAAAGCATTGTTCAGCTTGTGCAGAA GTATCGCAGCGGCATTCGAGGTCACATGAAGGCAGTGGTTATGGATTTGCTCAGACAATACCTGAAAGTAGAGATCCAGTTTCAGAACG GACACTAtgacaagtgtgtgtttgcactgcgTGAGGAAAACAAAGGTGACATGGCCAATGTGCTCAACTATATTTTCTCCCATGCCCAAGTCACCAAGAAGAACCTACTGGTCACCATGCTAATT GACCAGCTGTGTGGACGTGATCCCACACTCACAGATGAACTGATGGCCATATTGACCGAACTTACCCAGCTCAGCAAGACCACCAATGCCAAGGTGGCGCTGCGTGCTCGACAG GTGCTGATAGCGTCACACCTTCCCTCTTATGAGCTCCGTCACAACCAGGTGGAGTCCATCTTCCTCTCTGCCATTGATATGTATGGACACCAATTTTGCATTGAGAACCTGCAG aaattaatCCTTTCAGAGACATCCATCTTTGATGTTCTGCCCAACTTCTTCTACCACAGTAATCAGGTAGTCAGGATGGCAGCACTCGAG GTGTATGTTCGCAGAGCATACATTGCCTATGAGCTCAACAGTGTTCAGCATCGACAGCTAAAGGACAACACGTGTGTAGTAGAGTTCCAGTTCATGCTCCCCACCTCACATCCCAACAG AGGGAACATCCCCACCTTAAACAG GAAAATGCCTGCTCCAATCCAGGACAATGTAAATACTGTGGACACTAAATTATGGGAAACTAAATGCCAGGATCTTAAAGCACAAGATAGCAAATCTAAGGAACATAATGCTGAGAAGAAAAATCCCTCAGATTTGGAATCTGTGGACAG GATGTCATTTTCATCCAACTTGAACCACTATGGCATGGTGCACGTGGCCAGCGTGAGTGACGTCCTGCTCGACACATCTTTTACACCGCCTTGTCAGCGCATGGGGGCCATGGTCGCTTTTCGTTCTTTCCAGGAGTTCACCAG GAACATAGCAGATGTGTTGAGCTGCTTCTCTGACTCTCCACCCCCAAGTCCAACCTTCCCAGAAGGGGGTAATCCTGTCTTGTATGGTGAAGAGGACAACAAG AGTGTCCAAGATGAACCTATCCACATCCTGAACGTGGCTATAAAGACAGATAGCGACATTGATGACGACGGCTTGGCAGACATGTTCCGGGACTTCACTCAGTCTAAG AAATCTCAGCTGTTTGAACATGGCATCCGAAGGCTGACTTTCCTTGTGGCACAAAAG GATTTCAGGAAGCAGGTCAACTGTGAGGTGGACCAAAGGTTTCAT AGAGAATTCCCCAAATTTTTCACATTCCGTGCCAGAGACAAG TTCGAGGAGGACCGGATTTATCGGCATTTGGAGCCAGCATTAGCTTTCCAGTTGGAGCTCAACCGCATGCGCAATTTTGCGCTAACTGCCATCCCATGTGCGAACCATAAAATGCACCTGTACCTTGGTGCAGCCCGTGTGGAGGTGGGCACAGAGGTTACGGACTACCGTTTCTTTGTGCGTGCCATTATTCGCCATTCTGATCTGGTCACAAAG GAGGCCTCATTTGAGTACCTTCACAATGAAGCAGAGCGTCTGCTGTTGGAAGCTATGGATGAGCTAGAGGTAGCTTTCAACAACACAACTGTACGAACTGACTGTAACCATATCTTCCTCAACTTTGTCCCCACAGTCATCATGGACCCATCAAAG ATTGAAGAGTCTGTGCGCTCCATGGTCATGCGTTATGGCAGCCGCCTGTGGAAGCTGCGCGTCCTGCAGGCTGAGTTGAAAATTAACATTCGCCTGACTCCAACAGGAAAGCAAATCCCCATCCGCCTCTTCCTCACCAATGAATCAGGCTACTACCTGGACATCAGCCTGTACAAGGAGGTCACTGATTCCCGGACGGGACAGGTGGGGCCCAAAGACCGACAG ATCATGTTCCAAGCATATGGAGACAAGCAAGGTCCATTGCATGGCATGCTCATCAACACACCTTATGTCACTAAGGACCTGCTACAGTCTAAGCGCTTCCAGGCACAGTCTCTGGGCACCACATATGTCTATGACTTTCCAGAAATGTTCAGACAG GCGCTGAAAAAGCTGTGGCATTCAAGCCAGGCCTATGCACACTTACCCACATGTCCCCTTCCTTCTGAGCTGCTCACCTTCACAGAGCTGGTTCTTGATGCCCAAGGTCAGCTGGTTCAGATGAATCGACTGCCAGGGGGCAACGAG GTTGGTATGGTGGCATGGCGGATGACCCTGCATACTCCAGAATATCCAGGGGGACGGGAAATAATCGTCATAAgtaatgacatcacacacaaGATAGGCTCATTTGGGCCCCAGGAGGACTTGCTGTTCCTGCGAGCGTCAGAGATGGCACGAGACAGCAGCATTCCTCGAATCTACATCGCAGCCAACAGTGGTGCCCGCATTGGGCTGGCAGAGGAAATCAGACACATGTTCCATGTGGCCTGGCAAGATCCCTCTGACCCCTATAAG GGTTTCAAGTATCTCTACCTCACACCTCAGGACTACAAGAAGGTTTCAGCTCTGAACTCTGTGCATTGCGAACATGTGGAAGATGAAGGAGAATCCAG GTACAAGATCACTGACATTATAGGAAAGGATGAAGGCCTGGGGGTGGAGAATCTGAAAGGGTCTGGAATGATTGCTGGGGAATCCTCTCTGGCTTACGAAGAGATCATCACCATGAACCTG GTCACATGTCGAGCCATAGGAATTGGGGCATATCTGGTGAGGCTTGGGCAGAGAACCATTCAGGTGGATAACTCTCACATAATCCTCACTGGAGCCGGAGCGCTCAACAAG GATTCCCTTTCCGCTCCCAGCCACAGGCCCACCTGCCACTCACAGTGGAACAATTGA